Proteins from one Megalopta genalis isolate 19385.01 chromosome 1, iyMegGena1_principal, whole genome shotgun sequence genomic window:
- the LOC117218669 gene encoding SH3 domain-binding glutamic acid-rich protein homolog isoform X1, with the protein MVVKIYISGISGNKEVKKRQQRVLMILDSKNVEYETIDITEPGKEMEKEFMQSNSIARDSKYPLPPQIFHEEEYCGDYEDFDLANEMDELEEFLKVAPPASAAGAAQNKNIQENGNTTSREPSTDKDAVAVQNESLEERTTLPNESIQSDESKPAENDDGINITAEEDTEHPDESAEKNEEKSNDQEKEE; encoded by the exons ATGGTCGTCAAAATCTACATATCGGGTATCAGCGGCAACAAGGAA GTAAAAAAAAGACAACAGCGTGTCTTAATGATATTAGATAGTAAAAATGTAGAGTATGAAACGATTGATATAACAGAACCAGGAAAGGAAATGGAGAAGGAATTTATGCAGTCTAATAGCATTGCAAGAGATAGCAAGTACCCATTACCTCCACAGATATTTCATGAAGAAGAATATTGCGGG GATTATGAGGATTTCGATTTGGCAAATGAGATGGATGAATTGGAAGAGTTTTTAAAAGTGGCTCCTCCTGCTAGTGCAGCAGGTGCAGCTCAGAACAAAAACATTCaagaaaatggaaataccacaAGTAGAGAG CCTTCCACAGATAAGGATGCAGTGGCTGTGCAGAATGAAAG CTTAGAGGAGAGGACGACTCTGCCAAATGAAAGTATACAGTcagatgaatctaaacctgcagAAAACGATGACGGGATAAATATTACAGCCGAGGAAGATACGGAACATCCAGACGAAAGCGCCGAAAAGAACGAAGAAAAATCGAATGATCAAGAAAAAGAAGAGTAG
- the kri gene encoding uracil phosphoribosyltransferase krishah, protein MGSTEITSVTKKSNDTNNEVNDVYGPNLKILPCNNQVKELQTILRDKNTTRSDFKFYADRLIRLVIEESLNQLPFSKCVVTTPTGAKYNGLKYQKGNCGVSIVRSGEAMEQGLRDCCRSIRIGKILVESDVDTHEARVVYAKFPDDISERKVLLMYPIMSTGNTVIKAIAVLKEHHVLEENIILSNLFCTPIAAKSLVTAFPKMKILTSEIHSVAPNHFGQKYFGCSRFIAGETANMQGKDI, encoded by the exons ATGGGCAGCACGGAAATAACGTCGGTTACGAAGAAATCAAACGACACTAATAACGAAGTTAATGACGTGTACGGGCCGAATTTGAAGATTCTTCCGTGCAACAATCAGGTGAAGGAACTGCAAACAATATTACGGGACAA AAATACCACGAGGAGCGACTTTAAATTTTACGCGGACCGACTG ataAGGCTGGTTATAGAAGAAAGCTTGAATCAGCTTCCCTTCTCAAAATGTGTAGTTACTACACCAACAGGAGCCAAATATAATGGTTTGAAGTACCAAAAAGGAAATTGCGGAGTATCTATAGTCAGAAGTGGAGAAGCAATGGAACAG GGTTTAAGGGACTGTTGTCGTAGCATAAGAATTGGAAAAATATTAGTTGAAAGTGATGTAGACACTCATGAAGCTAGAGTTGTCTATGCAAAGTTTCCAGATGATATATCTGAAAGAAAAGTATTATTAATGTATCCTATAATGA GTACTGGGAATACTGTGATAAAAGCAATAGCTGTCTTAAAGGAGCATCATGTACTAGAAGAAAAcataattttatcaaatttatTTTGTACACCAATTGCAGCCAAATCTCTAGTCACAGCTTTTCCTAAG ATGAAGATTTTAACATCGGAGATTCATAGTGTAGCCCCAAATCATTTTGGACAGAAATACTTTG GATGTTCTCGTTTCATCGCAGGAGAGACTGCAAACATGCAAGGCAAAGATATTTGA
- the LOC117218669 gene encoding SH3 domain-binding glutamic acid-rich protein homolog isoform X2: MILDSKNVEYETIDITEPGKEMEKEFMQSNSIARDSKYPLPPQIFHEEEYCGDYEDFDLANEMDELEEFLKVAPPASAAGAAQNKNIQENGNTTSREPSTDKDAVAVQNESLEERTTLPNESIQSDESKPAENDDGINITAEEDTEHPDESAEKNEEKSNDQEKEE; this comes from the exons ATGATATTAGATAGTAAAAATGTAGAGTATGAAACGATTGATATAACAGAACCAGGAAAGGAAATGGAGAAGGAATTTATGCAGTCTAATAGCATTGCAAGAGATAGCAAGTACCCATTACCTCCACAGATATTTCATGAAGAAGAATATTGCGGG GATTATGAGGATTTCGATTTGGCAAATGAGATGGATGAATTGGAAGAGTTTTTAAAAGTGGCTCCTCCTGCTAGTGCAGCAGGTGCAGCTCAGAACAAAAACATTCaagaaaatggaaataccacaAGTAGAGAG CCTTCCACAGATAAGGATGCAGTGGCTGTGCAGAATGAAAG CTTAGAGGAGAGGACGACTCTGCCAAATGAAAGTATACAGTcagatgaatctaaacctgcagAAAACGATGACGGGATAAATATTACAGCCGAGGAAGATACGGAACATCCAGACGAAAGCGCCGAAAAGAACGAAGAAAAATCGAATGATCAAGAAAAAGAAGAGTAG
- the RpL37A gene encoding ribosomal protein L37A, protein MAKRTKKVGITGKYGTRYGASLRKMVKKMEITQHSKYTCTFCGKDAMKRSVVGIWSCKRCKRTVAGGAWVYSTTAAASVRSAVRRLREVKEQ, encoded by the exons atg GCAAAGCGCACGAAGAAGGTAGGAATCACCGGTAAATATGGTACCCGATATGGTGCCTCACTCAGGAAGATGGTTAAGAAGATGGAAATTACTCAACACAGTAAATATACCTGCACATTTTGTGGCAAG GATGCAATGAAACGCAGTGTTGTTGGAATATGGTCATGCAAACGCTGCAAGAGGACGGTTGCTGGAGGGGCATGGGTTTACTCCACAACAGCAGCTGCATCTGTTAGGTCTGCTGTTAGGAGATTGCGCGAAGTTAAAGAACaataa